A portion of the Coffea eugenioides isolate CCC68of unplaced genomic scaffold, Ceug_1.0 ScVebR1_553;HRSCAF=1251, whole genome shotgun sequence genome contains these proteins:
- the LOC113758518 gene encoding transcription factor bHLH30-like: MSLYSEAPVKRSTIGEDCGRQFDQFPGDIGGIGGNLGSKSMSGSQSLVLDGERGELVKSCGRVGKKGETSEAKTIAALKSHSEAERRRRERINAHLATLRGLVPPNEKMDKATLLAEVISQVKQLQKTTTQISQSFCIPLDSDEVRVEQLDEISVEGTFNFKASLCCDYRPGLLSDLKKAIGSLPLTLMRSEISTLGGRLMNVLFFTSSRRGDIGSAEDRKQLVNSVHQALSSILDKFAESTDCLPQTMYSNKRQRVSYFVSSCSSS, encoded by the exons ATGAGCTTGTATTCTGAAGCTCCAGTTAAAAGAAGTACTATTGGTGAAGATTGTGGAAGGCAGTTTGATCAGTTTCCAGGAGATATAGGTGGGATTGGTGGGAATTTGGGAAGTAAGTCTATGTCGGGATCACAATCCTTGGTGTTGGATGGTGAGAGAGGGGAGTTAGTGAAGTCCTGTGGGAGAGTAGGGAAGAAAGGTGAGACATCGGAAGCTAAAACTATCGCAGCTTTGAAAAGCCACAGTGAGGCAGAAAGGCGGAGAAGAGAGAGGATTAACGCTCATCTGGCAACGCTTCGTGGCCTTGTCCCTCCTAATGAAAAG ATGGACAAGGCAACGCTACTGGCCGAAGTTATTAGCCAAGTGAAGCAACTGCAGAAAACAACAAcacaaattagtcaaagtttCTGCATTCCACTGGACTCGGATGAAGTTAGAGTTGAGCAGCTTGATGAGATATCAGTAGAAGGAACTTTTAATTTCAAGGCATCTCTGTGCTGCGATTATAGGCCTGGCCTCCTGTCTGATTTGAAGAAGGCAATTGGATCTCTTCCTCTGACTTTGATGAGGTCAGAAATCTCGACCTTGGGAGGCCGCCTGATGAATGTATTATTCTTCACCAGCAGCAGAAGAGGGGACATTGGCAGTGCAGAGGATCGCAAACAGCTCGTGAACTCTGTCCACCAGGCTTTGAGTTCTATCTTGGATAAGTTTGCTGAATCGACAGACTGTTTGCCGCAAACAATGTACTCGAACAAGAGGCAAAGGGTTTCTTACTTTGTGTCTTCATGCTCATCATCGTGA